Proteins from one Escherichia coli genomic window:
- the xseA gene encoding exodeoxyribonuclease VII large subunit, with protein MLPSQSPAIFTVSRLNQTVRLLLEHEMGQVWISGEISNFTQPASGHWYFTLKDDNAQVRCAMFRNSNRRVTFRPQHGQQVLVRANITLYEPRGDYQIIVESMQPAGEGLLQQKYEQLKAKLQAEGLFDQQFKNPLPSPAHCVGVITSKTGAALHDILHVLKRRDPSLPVIIYPTAVQGDDAPGQIVRAIELANLRNECDVLIVGRGGGSLEDLWSFNDERVARAIFASSIPVVSAVGHETDVTIADFVADLRAPTPSAAAEVVSRNQQELLRQAQSAQQRLEMAMDYYLANRTRRFTQIHHRLQQQHPQLRLARQQTTLERLQKRMSFALENQLKRAGQQQQRLTQRLNQQNPQPKIHRAQTRVQQLEYRLAETLRAQLSATRERFGNTVTHLEAVSPLSTLARGYSVTSAADGAVLKQVKQVKVGETLTTRLGDGVVISEVSAVTKSRKPRKKT; from the coding sequence ATGTTACCTTCTCAATCCCCTGCAATTTTTACCGTTAGCCGCCTGAATCAAACGGTTCGTCTGCTGCTTGAGCATGAGATGGGGCAGGTGTGGATCAGTGGCGAAATCTCTAATTTCACACAACCGGCTTCCGGTCACTGGTACTTTACGCTTAAAGACGATAACGCCCAGGTGCGCTGTGCGATGTTCCGCAACAGCAATCGCCGGGTGACCTTTCGCCCACAGCATGGGCAGCAGGTTTTAGTTCGCGCCAACATTACGCTGTATGAACCTCGCGGCGATTATCAAATTATTGTCGAAAGTATGCAGCCCGCCGGTGAAGGTTTACTGCAACAGAAGTACGAACAGCTTAAAGCGAAGTTGCAGGCTGAAGGGTTATTCGACCAGCAATTCAAGAATCCGCTACCGTCGCCTGCGCACTGCGTGGGCGTTATCACCTCAAAGACCGGTGCTGCACTGCACGATATTTTGCATGTGTTGAAACGCCGCGATCCGTCTCTGCCAGTGATAATTTACCCGACCGCCGTTCAGGGCGATGACGCACCGGGGCAAATCGTTCGCGCCATTGAGCTGGCGAATCTTCGCAACGAATGTGACGTACTGATCGTCGGGCGTGGCGGTGGTTCGCTGGAAGATTTATGGAGTTTTAACGATGAACGCGTGGCACGGGCGATTTTTGCCAGCAGCATTCCGGTGGTCAGCGCCGTTGGGCATGAAACCGATGTGACGATTGCCGACTTTGTTGCTGATCTACGTGCGCCAACGCCGTCAGCCGCCGCCGAAGTGGTGAGCCGCAATCAGCAAGAGTTACTGCGTCAGGCGCAGTCTGCGCAGCAACGGCTGGAAATGGCGATGGATTACTACCTCGCCAACCGCACACGACGTTTTACGCAGATTCATCACCGTTTACAGCAGCAGCATCCACAACTCCGGCTGGCGCGTCAGCAAACCACGCTTGAGCGTCTGCAAAAGCGGATGAGCTTTGCGTTGGAGAATCAGCTTAAACGCGCCGGTCAGCAACAGCAGCGATTAACACAGCGGCTGAATCAGCAAAACCCGCAACCGAAGATTCATCGCGCACAAACGCGGGTTCAGCAACTGGAATATCGCCTCGCTGAAACACTTCGCGCACAGCTTAGCGCAACGCGCGAACGCTTTGGTAACACAGTGACGCACCTCGAAGCGGTGAGTCCACTCTCCACGCTCGCACGCGGTTATAGCGTTACCAGCGCCGCTGATGGCGCGGTGCTAAAACAGGTTAAGCAGGTGAAAGTGGGTGAGACACTGACCACTCGCCTGGGCGATGGCGTAGTGATCAGTGAAGTGAGTGCTGTGACGAAAAGCCGCAAGCCGCGCAAGAAAACCTGA
- a CDS encoding adhesion domain-containing protein, which translates to MSVCLKPGKIIMLLGMLAAFMLSDFARAGAEWQTYPDSTGEFNGTVPFADSASVPVYQGSVQLNPAESHDVGFSAKPNEFSVDDAAANLIVANPQDNEGDQFSTPPALRWENQPPPTVSLVWADAATPDVPLNPQPIANRSFCAQGLAGRSLVAWPQIDAQQTLPLLYLLTSTGYPYAGTVALVDQKVTLNIAPAQGDLISVSASGFNETIAAAKTTVGDTITLTVTTKDCQGNVAGNIPFIIKRKDAENRQGAVNNTAPVILDSTELTTTDTEYHGTSDANGTATITARQPNGPGVKTPLVVSISGFAQTSETAVIFTVLTSPDVAQATMWGHMAETVEAHGYTFSRPKLAAEVSNESATVVDHNETWSTFTWSGADSHCTVLPGMRHFGALATVIPTSVQTVLGWPMQGDYYWSSLAGTTGQHHAADVSNRGETQKPDSTAFLVSCVDKPAPDVEPKIVLTPENYDDAAQAMKAQVGEDASMRLTITDTKNNDQPLAYYYFSLHLDDGVNRKNQTDPTWEAHPVQITGGSNLQQVDAHTYEGMTDVNGQASLTLSQPDGAGVKTHITAKMRSNFTATDAKDVIFTVITSPDSDKARMWGHMRGIVESGSLFKRPLLADETEHELGSARENNEDWALFDQDTSMQAECGVGHIPRQSSLEGLFTAHPGNAIGTEYGWPTAQQSYLSAVEQATHSSVNLGNGSVDSYSGFKQNYLTCSGNEMVAKVEVSTDHDVTPGSKAQAKVGDTIVMTVRTINALNNTPVPFTAFTITKGMGYNRAGQVSGFDDPSSGAITMNGTQYGTSQPSMVYTGTTDAQGVATVEIEQPQGVGLRTVLSITPVNSHLPNAINYNVIFTTPTSPDVSGAQMWGHMDETITVDSLTFTRPKLAAEITSPDGTLTEKNEVWARVSQASTAITSKGGCGTNMLPRRSQLSALYDANNGNAVQATHGWPTQRQPYWSSSPADLTPHNYTIALDNGAQAIGGDTPVYVSCLTTANKPASSITLEVVDNAQWAAGNNAAKLKKGETLQVKVTVKDAQGNRLTDMPFKLSRGDGYTRTGEKHIAGSGDALVAPVVINSGLADETTLNDTAGFYTAMTGSDGSKILNITRPDTHGTKTALTATLYSDATKKDSLDTIFTVVTSPDSSKAKMWGHMPETVTAADGTVFKRPLLLKELAYQTGRTSTSEDNENWALFNINYASSSTTYSGCGTNYIPTQAGLTSLFANNAGNTMKTVQGWPVATRYLSNTSDNGSMEQRNYKAVDLSNGTSAAVSSTALQLLTCQTTPVTTVGQILLEAADPATLDTTYNVVKAKKGEESVVRVTTKDTQGNLVGNTAFILTRANSVSRANASATASVGALTVTDAWGNTRNNFQSTSETIYGVTGADGSTTFTLKQDNSTGLRTDLTAKLDTSSSVKATLPVVFTVVTSPDSPKANFWGHMAETVMASDGTIYKRPLLLKELSNTSGRNSTAENGEDWARFTWTQSADTSMNGCGTDYMPTLDGLKSLYDANSGNVMSTVQGWPVKTTYLTNTPSDTQTGSRYYNVVQLNTGAVSQISTNTVVLQTCRTTPLTAASQITLEASDPAQFVSIDSTLSAIKVQKGDSVSIRISTKDAQGNLVGNTPFALKHANPVNRQNVASTSQKVSVTTASGTTVDTTASTILYGVTGPDGTTTITLRQDASTGLKTDFYTLLNDTGVSSNTLPVIFTVVTSPDTPLAAYWGHMAETFTSSEGVTFKRPFLKAELSGGTAVTTNNEVWSRLTATEKTDASKAGCDESYQPLMTDMQGLYADYPNNQLGTVLGLPTSAGYMWAYDMMTVSGSSWSNQAFSLVSGQTVQASSSYTAVVMCLVEPHTVPAMIEITSTAQDAAKTASNGGRPSAVAKKGETIPLTVTVRDSAGNPVPYADFTLTRETTLDRSKATVNSSADDLTVKSLIPANSDAVLTANGAKVLRTTGSDGTATFEVSQNATTGLATPITVMLARDTTKTATLDVIYTVITSPDSPSAKFWGHMPDTFTSSAGVTFRRPLLKAEATSGSSISTNGNGEVWSYMSNFQNLTSTDCPLENQPRSNELLDLYNDHPNGAIKTDLGLPIYAGKWWAYDMVMPDLYTWQYQTVSLSAGDIAKSSSNNALMLCLTKPHPAGVSVMLTSSAMDNARTLSNGGRPSASVKKGNPLPIVVTVKDRDGNPLAGEAVTLRRGSAMSRSGVGVGTPANGMTLTELTPVSAEFSLAAHDTQWQGFTGSDGTATFNVEQPETIGLAIPFTAILARDVATTSVLDTIFTVVTSPDSAMATYWGHMPDTVTAENGVVFERPKLLKELPSSAGVSQVTDNNEVWPLFKATQREDSNLSPCEAARRPLSDDLLSLYARYPGNTLTTQIGWSTKYAWWALDNKQGNALVVSLNNGFESSTASTGYQGCLVNPRATVSSVTLTSTAIDATTQAAKVKKGEAAPVVVTVKDSAGKPVPNVAFTLKRGDAVPRNSGATLYGDVDAMDDLTVQPSSGAAVTLADSGNTIDGVTGADGTASFTVRQDNTPGYKTPLTVTLTNNAAITATLDTIFTVPTSPNVATAYFWGHMADTATVSGKTLHRPLLKSELPSGATAAVAPTVNNEIWALAHVIDAQKWDIAKQCGDFSRAPSYTDLQSLHSSFSALGWPSSISFPYFSTDRAGSFYCGMDEGAGTQNCGIQASSTAGFATCFQ; encoded by the coding sequence ATGTCGGTATGTCTGAAACCAGGGAAAATCATTATGCTTCTGGGCATGTTGGCAGCGTTTATGCTGTCTGACTTTGCACGGGCAGGGGCGGAATGGCAGACATATCCTGATTCTACAGGCGAGTTTAACGGAACCGTTCCTTTTGCCGACAGCGCCAGCGTACCCGTCTATCAGGGCAGTGTTCAGCTTAATCCTGCTGAATCTCATGATGTCGGGTTTTCTGCTAAACCGAATGAATTTAGCGTTGATGACGCCGCCGCTAACCTGATTGTCGCTAATCCTCAGGACAATGAAGGCGACCAGTTTTCCACACCACCTGCGCTGCGCTGGGAAAATCAACCCCCCCCTACCGTCAGCCTGGTGTGGGCCGATGCCGCCACGCCCGATGTGCCCCTTAACCCACAACCCATTGCTAACCGTAGCTTTTGCGCTCAGGGGCTGGCCGGACGCTCGCTGGTGGCCTGGCCGCAGATTGATGCGCAGCAAACCCTCCCACTGCTCTACCTGCTGACCTCGACCGGCTATCCCTATGCGGGGACGGTGGCGCTGGTGGACCAGAAAGTGACCCTGAACATCGCGCCCGCGCAGGGCGATTTAATCTCGGTGAGCGCCAGTGGTTTTAACGAAACGATCGCGGCGGCAAAAACCACCGTTGGCGACACCATCACGCTCACCGTCACCACCAAAGATTGTCAGGGCAACGTCGCGGGTAATATTCCGTTTATTATCAAACGTAAAGATGCCGAAAATCGTCAGGGGGCGGTGAATAATACTGCGCCTGTGATACTGGATAGCACCGAGTTAACGACGACGGATACCGAATATCATGGCACTTCTGATGCCAACGGCACGGCAACCATCACGGCACGCCAACCGAACGGCCCTGGCGTCAAAACGCCACTGGTGGTCAGCATCTCTGGTTTTGCGCAAACCAGCGAAACCGCGGTGATTTTTACGGTACTCACCAGCCCTGACGTGGCGCAGGCCACAATGTGGGGGCATATGGCGGAGACGGTAGAAGCCCACGGTTACACCTTCAGTCGACCAAAGCTGGCGGCAGAAGTGAGCAATGAAAGCGCCACGGTTGTCGATCACAACGAAACCTGGTCCACCTTCACCTGGAGCGGCGCAGATAGTCACTGCACCGTGCTGCCCGGCATGCGCCACTTCGGCGCGCTGGCGACCGTTATCCCTACGTCGGTGCAGACAGTCCTTGGCTGGCCGATGCAGGGGGATTATTACTGGTCATCGCTGGCGGGCACCACCGGGCAGCACCATGCGGCGGATGTCTCTAACCGTGGTGAAACCCAAAAGCCGGATAGCACCGCGTTTCTTGTGAGCTGTGTGGATAAGCCAGCGCCTGATGTCGAACCGAAAATCGTCCTTACGCCCGAAAACTATGATGATGCCGCACAGGCGATGAAAGCGCAGGTGGGCGAAGACGCCTCGATGCGTCTGACGATCACTGACACCAAAAACAACGATCAACCGCTGGCGTACTACTACTTCTCGCTGCACCTGGATGACGGTGTTAACCGCAAGAATCAAACCGACCCTACCTGGGAAGCCCATCCGGTACAGATTACTGGTGGTTCGAATTTACAACAGGTTGATGCTCACACCTATGAAGGCATGACCGATGTCAACGGTCAGGCTTCGCTAACCCTGAGTCAGCCCGACGGCGCAGGCGTGAAAACCCATATCACGGCGAAAATGCGCAGCAATTTTACGGCTACAGATGCCAAAGACGTGATTTTTACTGTGATCACCAGCCCGGACAGCGACAAAGCGCGGATGTGGGGCCACATGCGCGGTATTGTTGAATCTGGCAGTCTGTTCAAACGCCCATTACTTGCGGATGAAACTGAGCATGAACTGGGTTCGGCGCGGGAAAATAACGAAGACTGGGCGCTGTTCGATCAAGACACCAGTATGCAGGCAGAATGCGGTGTGGGCCATATACCCCGGCAGAGTTCGCTGGAAGGCTTATTTACCGCCCATCCAGGTAACGCGATTGGTACTGAGTATGGCTGGCCTACCGCCCAACAGAGCTACTTAAGCGCGGTGGAGCAAGCAACGCATTCATCGGTGAATCTGGGGAACGGGAGCGTCGACAGCTACTCCGGCTTTAAGCAGAATTATCTCACCTGTTCGGGCAATGAGATGGTCGCGAAGGTTGAAGTGAGCACCGATCACGATGTCACCCCTGGCAGCAAAGCGCAGGCCAAAGTGGGAGACACCATCGTGATGACCGTGCGTACGATTAACGCCCTCAATAATACCCCCGTTCCCTTTACTGCCTTCACCATCACCAAAGGCATGGGGTATAACCGAGCGGGGCAGGTGAGCGGGTTTGATGACCCGAGCAGCGGCGCTATCACGATGAATGGCACGCAATACGGCACATCGCAGCCGTCGATGGTTTATACGGGTACGACAGATGCACAAGGCGTGGCAACGGTCGAAATAGAGCAACCCCAGGGGGTAGGGTTAAGAACCGTGCTGAGCATTACGCCGGTCAATTCCCATCTACCAAATGCCATTAATTACAATGTTATTTTTACCACCCCAACCAGCCCGGATGTTAGTGGGGCGCAGATGTGGGGCCATATGGATGAAACGATTACCGTTGATTCATTAACCTTTACCCGGCCTAAGCTGGCAGCAGAAATCACCAGTCCGGATGGCACACTAACGGAAAAAAACGAAGTCTGGGCGCGCGTTAGCCAGGCCAGTACGGCCATTACCAGTAAAGGCGGTTGCGGAACCAATATGCTGCCGCGCCGCTCCCAGCTCAGTGCGCTCTATGACGCTAATAACGGTAATGCGGTGCAAGCCACACACGGCTGGCCGACGCAGCGTCAGCCCTACTGGAGCAGTTCCCCCGCGGATTTAACGCCGCACAATTACACCATTGCCCTGGATAACGGCGCACAGGCCATCGGCGGCGATACGCCGGTTTACGTCAGTTGCCTGACGACGGCGAACAAACCTGCCAGCAGCATTACGCTGGAGGTGGTTGATAACGCACAGTGGGCTGCCGGGAATAACGCGGCGAAGCTGAAAAAAGGCGAAACGCTACAGGTTAAGGTAACGGTAAAAGATGCGCAGGGTAATCGGCTCACGGATATGCCATTTAAACTCAGTCGCGGAGACGGTTATACCCGCACGGGCGAAAAACATATTGCCGGTAGCGGCGATGCGCTGGTGGCACCGGTGGTGATTAACAGCGGGCTGGCGGATGAAACGACGTTGAACGACACCGCGGGATTTTATACTGCCATGACCGGCAGCGACGGCAGCAAAATCCTCAATATTACCCGCCCGGATACTCACGGCACCAAAACGGCGCTGACGGCGACGTTGTATTCCGATGCAACAAAAAAAGACAGCCTGGATACGATCTTTACTGTGGTCACCAGCCCGGATAGTAGCAAAGCGAAAATGTGGGGGCATATGCCGGAAACGGTGACGGCTGCGGACGGTACGGTATTTAAACGCCCGCTGTTGTTGAAGGAACTGGCCTATCAGACTGGGCGAACATCGACGTCTGAAGACAATGAAAACTGGGCGTTGTTTAACATTAATTATGCGAGTTCTTCCACGACGTATAGTGGCTGTGGAACCAACTATATTCCGACTCAAGCCGGTCTGACGTCACTGTTTGCTAATAATGCGGGCAACACCATGAAAACCGTGCAGGGCTGGCCGGTGGCAACACGCTATTTGTCCAACACGTCCGACAACGGCAGCATGGAGCAGCGTAACTACAAGGCGGTAGATCTCAGCAATGGCACGAGTGCGGCAGTGTCATCAACGGCGCTGCAACTGCTGACCTGCCAGACCACGCCGGTAACCACGGTGGGCCAAATTCTGCTGGAAGCGGCAGATCCGGCGACGCTGGATACCACCTATAACGTGGTAAAAGCGAAAAAAGGCGAAGAATCCGTGGTGCGCGTCACCACCAAAGATACGCAAGGCAACCTGGTGGGCAATACGGCATTTATCCTGACGCGTGCCAACAGCGTGAGTCGGGCTAACGCATCAGCAACCGCGAGCGTGGGCGCGCTGACGGTGACGGATGCTTGGGGAAATACGCGAAATAATTTCCAGTCGACGAGTGAAACGATTTACGGCGTGACTGGTGCAGACGGGTCAACGACATTTACCCTGAAACAGGATAACAGTACCGGGTTAAGAACCGATCTCACGGCAAAACTGGATACGTCCAGCAGCGTCAAGGCGACGCTACCGGTGGTCTTTACTGTCGTGACCAGCCCGGATTCGCCAAAAGCGAATTTTTGGGGACATATGGCCGAAACGGTGATGGCCTCCGACGGTACAATCTATAAACGACCACTGTTGTTGAAAGAGCTGAGTAACACCAGTGGTCGAAATTCTACGGCTGAAAACGGTGAAGATTGGGCAAGATTCACCTGGACTCAGTCGGCTGACACCAGCATGAATGGGTGTGGTACAGATTATATGCCGACGCTGGATGGACTGAAGTCTTTGTATGACGCCAATAGCGGTAATGTGATGAGTACGGTGCAGGGATGGCCGGTAAAAACGACCTATCTCACCAATACCCCGAGTGATACGCAAACAGGGAGCCGTTACTACAATGTGGTGCAACTGAATACTGGTGCAGTCTCACAAATCTCGACGAACACAGTCGTGCTACAAACCTGCCGCACAACGCCGTTGACGGCTGCTAGCCAAATTACGCTGGAGGCCTCAGACCCCGCGCAATTTGTCAGCATTGACAGTACGCTTAGCGCGATCAAAGTGCAGAAAGGCGATAGCGTGTCGATCCGCATTTCGACTAAAGATGCACAGGGGAATTTAGTCGGCAATACGCCGTTTGCCCTGAAACACGCTAACCCGGTCAATCGCCAAAATGTGGCGTCAACATCGCAGAAAGTGTCGGTCACGACTGCGTCGGGTACGACGGTGGATACCACTGCATCGACCATTCTGTATGGCGTGACCGGGCCAGACGGAACCACCACGATAACACTCCGACAGGATGCGTCCACCGGACTCAAAACCGACTTTTATACCCTGTTGAACGATACCGGCGTGTCGTCGAACACCTTGCCAGTGATCTTCACCGTCGTCACCAGCCCGGATACACCACTGGCGGCCTACTGGGGTCATATGGCGGAAACCTTTACCAGCAGCGAAGGCGTCACCTTCAAACGGCCTTTCCTCAAAGCTGAACTTTCAGGTGGTACGGCGGTAACGACCAATAATGAAGTCTGGTCGCGCCTGACAGCAACGGAGAAAACGGATGCCAGCAAGGCTGGGTGTGATGAGAGTTATCAACCGCTGATGACTGACATGCAGGGGTTGTATGCGGATTACCCTAACAACCAGTTGGGCACGGTGCTCGGCTTGCCGACTTCCGCCGGGTATATGTGGGCCTACGACATGATGACGGTTTCTGGCAGTAGCTGGAGCAACCAGGCGTTTTCACTCGTTAGTGGTCAGACAGTTCAGGCATCGTCCAGTTATACGGCGGTAGTGATGTGCCTGGTGGAACCGCATACCGTTCCGGCGATGATAGAGATCACTTCAACAGCACAGGATGCGGCAAAAACGGCCAGCAATGGTGGTCGACCGAGCGCCGTAGCGAAGAAAGGGGAGACGATTCCGCTGACGGTGACCGTACGTGATAGCGCCGGGAATCCGGTACCCTACGCCGACTTTACCCTCACGCGTGAAACGACGCTGGATCGCTCGAAAGCAACCGTTAACTCGAGTGCGGACGATCTTACCGTAAAGTCATTGATACCCGCGAACAGTGACGCTGTGCTGACGGCAAATGGGGCAAAAGTGCTCAGAACAACGGGCAGTGATGGCACAGCCACCTTTGAAGTGAGCCAGAATGCCACGACAGGTCTGGCGACACCGATAACCGTCATGTTGGCGCGCGATACAACCAAAACCGCCACGCTGGATGTTATCTACACGGTGATAACCAGCCCAGACTCACCGAGCGCGAAATTCTGGGGACACATGCCGGACACCTTTACCAGTTCGGCAGGCGTCACCTTCAGACGACCGCTGCTGAAAGCCGAAGCGACTTCAGGGTCATCGATTAGCACTAACGGCAATGGTGAAGTGTGGTCGTATATGAGCAACTTTCAAAATTTAACATCGACAGATTGTCCGCTGGAGAATCAACCGCGTAGTAATGAATTGTTGGATTTGTATAATGATCATCCCAACGGCGCGATAAAGACTGACCTGGGGCTGCCGATATATGCAGGCAAGTGGTGGGCTTATGATATGGTCATGCCGGATTTATATACGTGGCAGTATCAGACGGTCAGCCTGAGCGCAGGAGATATCGCGAAGAGCTCGTCAAACAACGCGCTGATGCTTTGCCTGACGAAGCCGCATCCGGCAGGCGTCAGCGTAATGTTGACGTCATCCGCAATGGATAACGCCAGAACCCTCAGCAATGGCGGGCGACCCAGCGCGTCAGTGAAAAAAGGTAACCCACTGCCAATTGTGGTGACGGTCAAAGATCGTGATGGCAACCCGCTGGCGGGAGAGGCCGTGACGCTCAGGCGTGGTTCAGCGATGAGTCGTTCAGGAGTAGGAGTGGGTACGCCGGCAAATGGAATGACGTTGACAGAATTGACACCTGTGTCGGCGGAGTTTTCTCTGGCCGCACACGATACGCAATGGCAAGGTTTCACTGGCAGTGATGGTACGGCCACTTTCAATGTTGAACAGCCTGAGACCATCGGCCTGGCCATTCCGTTCACCGCTATACTGGCGCGAGATGTCGCAACTACCAGCGTCCTTGATACGATCTTTACCGTCGTCACCAGCCCGGATTCCGCAATGGCGACCTACTGGGGCCATATGCCGGATACGGTAACGGCGGAAAACGGCGTGGTCTTTGAACGGCCTAAGTTGTTGAAAGAGCTGCCGTCGAGCGCCGGAGTCAGTCAGGTGACGGATAACAATGAAGTGTGGCCGTTGTTTAAGGCAACGCAAAGGGAAGATAGCAACCTCAGTCCTTGTGAAGCGGCACGTCGGCCATTGAGCGATGATTTATTATCGCTCTACGCGCGCTATCCGGGGAACACGCTGACGACTCAAATCGGCTGGTCTACGAAGTATGCATGGTGGGCACTGGATAACAAGCAGGGGAATGCCCTGGTTGTCAGTCTGAATAATGGTTTTGAGTCGTCGACGGCGAGTACGGGGTATCAGGGATGTCTGGTCAATCCCCGCGCGACCGTCTCCAGCGTCACGCTGACATCGACGGCGATAGATGCCACTACGCAGGCGGCGAAGGTAAAAAAAGGTGAAGCCGCGCCCGTCGTTGTTACCGTAAAAGACAGCGCCGGGAAGCCGGTACCGAATGTCGCTTTCACCTTAAAACGTGGTGATGCCGTGCCGCGTAACAGCGGGGCGACATTGTATGGTGATGTGGACGCGATGGACGATTTGACTGTGCAACCCTCATCCGGTGCAGCAGTCACGCTGGCTGACAGTGGGAATACGATCGACGGCGTGACAGGGGCGGACGGTACGGCAAGTTTTACCGTTCGTCAGGATAATACGCCAGGATATAAAACGCCGTTGACGGTGACGCTGACCAATAACGCCGCGATAACCGCGACGCTGGATACCATTTTCACCGTGCCGACCAGTCCGAATGTTGCCACGGCTTATTTCTGGGGACATATGGCGGATACCGCCACAGTAAGTGGCAAGACGTTACACCGCCCACTATTGAAATCAGAGTTGCCGTCAGGGGCTACAGCGGCAGTAGCGCCAACGGTGAATAATGAAATCTGGGCGCTGGCACATGTGATCGATGCTCAAAAATGGGATATTGCAAAGCAGTGCGGTGACTTTAGTAGAGCACCGAGCTATACCGATTTACAGTCGTTACATAGCAGCTTTAGCGCGCTGGGATGGCCATCATCGATAAGCTTCCCCTATTTCTCTACCGATCGGGCCGGTTCGTTCTATTGTGGCATGGATGAAGGGGCGGGGACACAAAACTGCGGTATTCAGGCATCCAGTACTGCGGGGTTTGCGACCTGTTTCCAGTAG